A stretch of DNA from Natrinema halophilum:
GGTCGACGAACAGGACGTCGTCGTCTGCGTCTTCGACGAGGTAGACGATATCCTCGTCGCCCAACTGAACGTTGATCGTGTGCAACTGTGCGCCCGACAGCGGCGCGGCGTAATACATCTCGAGATGACGGTGATGATTCCACCCGAACGTTCCGAATCGATCGGCGGGACCGAAGCCGTGGCCCGCGAATGCGGCCACCAGTGAACGGACGCGTTCGCCGAACTCGTCGTACGTCAGGTCCACGATGCCGTCGCGTGTTCGCGAGACGAGCCGCGTCTCGGGAAACAGGTTCGTCGGCCGCCAGAAGAACGGCCGGAGCGTCAGGTCTGTCATCGCCGATCGCCACCGGTACCGACGATCACGGTACGCGCCCTCCGTCGAGGAAACGGCGAACTACTCCAGTGAACGTTTCGTCTGGTGAAATTCCAGTCGACGTTCGATTACGTTGTGTGGTATTGTTCTTCACAGTGAAAGCCAGCGGAAAGTGCGACCAAAAGCGCGATGTGAAAATTCGATTAAATCTCGCATCGAATTACCTGCAGGAAGACTTCAGACGGTGATTCGACGATCGCCCCTTCGAATTCTAACGCGGACCGGTCGGACATCGAGTCGATCGTTCCGTGACGCAGGGGTGGTCGATCGTTACCCCTGTTTCGATCGGTTTCGCCTCCGAATTTCGCCCGTTCTATTCAGACAGCGAACTAGTTCTCGATTCGATAGATCCTCGAACAAACAGGATTATCAGAAATGGTAATGGGCGGATGAATTTTTTGAGGGGTGAGGGTTAGGATGTATGTAATGGCTATTGACGAGGCCGACCAGTCGGATACCGGAGACTTTTCTGAGGGGGAAGAGTCCGACTCAGTGTCGGAGGAGGAACGGTCCCAGAAGGAAGATCCCGTGTCAAATTCGGCCGTTCGGGTCGGCGAATACTCGTGGGAGGAGTTCATGGACGAATACGGGTACAGCGACGAGGTTTCCGTCCTCTATCCGGACGATCCCGAACCCGCCGAGGCGGACGACCAACTTGGACTCGATACGAACGAGGGTCATTCGAGAGTCCCGAGCGGCGATGACTGGACTAACGTCGAGTTCGATCCGACGGCGTATCTCGGCCACCACCCGGACGACCTCGTTGATACTGTTCTCCCGACCGCCGGCGACAACGCTGATGCGCTCTGGGAGATCTTTCTCGAGTACGTCGATCCGGAGACGACGCCCGTCGTCAAAGATACCTGGACCTGGGAACACTACAAATGGGAGTATTACTACGAGGACGACGGGAGCCGACCACGGGACTCCGACGGAGAGATCGTCCATCACGACGAGGAAGACGCCCTCGGATTCGATCCCGAGACGCTCGAGGGACGACTCGCAGCCGGTAAGGACGCCGCGTTAGAACTCGACGACCTCGTCGAAGAACGAACCGTCAACGTCCAGGACGACTTAGACGAAGACGAATTCTTCTCCACTGCGGCCGGGAATACCACCGTTTCCAACCGCTACGACCTCGAGAAGGCGGTCCCGCTCGAGAAAAAGACGCACTTCCGCGAGGTCGAGCGCTACTGGGTAAACAAACCCTACGCTTACGTCGTCATCTTCCATTCGGAGAAGGAAAACGAGAAGAAGTACTACATGATCGAGCCGTACCAGAACGAAATCGAGATCGAATTACAGGAATTTCTCTCCGGCAAACTCAGGACGGCGATCAAATATTCCGAGGACGGAATCAAGGAGAAAGCAACAGAGGACGGCCGTCGGACGGTCATCGAGGACGAAACTCGCGGCTTGTTGAAACGGTACGACCTCTTCGAGGCGACTTCTGGAACGACGTCGAAAGGTATTCTGGAGACGCTTCGAGGATTGCTCGACGACGACGAGGACGACGATATCGCGGAAAGCGTCCCGAGTCAACTCGAGGGGATCGAAGTTCGGCCAGAGCCGGTTATCCTCGCGGAGGATCCGGACACGTTAAACGAGTATCAGGTCGAAAAGCTCCTCTATCTTCTCAAACGTGACTTCATCGGGTACGAGCGAATCGACGGCATCAAACACGATATCAACGTCGAGGACATCTCCGTCGACGGCTACAACTCGCCGGTGTTCGTCTATCATTCGGAGTACGAACAGATCATCACGAACATCTATCACGGCGAGGACGAACTCGACGATTTCGTCGTCAAGCTCGCACAGCGCTCCGGAAAAGGGATCAGTAAGCGCCTCCCACAGGTCGACGCGACGTTGCCCGACGGGTCACGAGCGCAGCTCACGCTCGGCAAAGAAGTGTCCGACCACGGGACGAACTACACCATCCGCCAGTTCAAGGACGTCCCGTTTACGCCGATCGACCTCATCAACTGGAATACCTTCAGTCTGGACGAGATGGCGTTCCTCTGGCTTGCCATCGAAAATCACAAGAGCCTGATTTTCGCCGGGGGGACCGCATCCGGGAAGACGACCTCGCTGAACGCCGTCTCGCTTTTCATCCCCTCGAACGCGAAGATCGTCTCGATCGAGGATACTCGGGAAGTCGAACTCCCTCAACGAAACTGGATCGCCAGCGTCACTCGTCCCTCGTTCGCCGACGACGAACAGGGAGACGTCGACGAATTCGATCTGCTCGAGGCCGCACTCCGGCAGCGACCCGATTACATCGTGATGGGCGAGATCCGTGGCGAGGAGGGCCGGACGCTGTTCCAGGTCATGTCGACCGGCCACACCACCTATACGACGTTTCACGCCGACTCCGTCGACGAAGTCCTCAAACGATTCACCACGGATCCGATCAACGTCTCGAAGACGATGTTTACGGCGCTGGACCTGGTTTCGATCCAGACCCAGACGCGCGTACAGGGCCGGAAAGTCCGCCGAAACAAGTCCCTGACCGAAATCAACCACTACGAGGCCGAACACGACGAGATTAACGTTCAAGACGTCTATCAGTGGCAGGCCGAAACCGACGAGTACCTCAAGATGGGTGATTCGAACACCTTAGAGGAGATCCAGTTCGACCGCGGCTGGAACAACGAAAAACTCGAGGATGAATTGTTCAAGCGGGAAGTCATCCTCGCGTACCTCATCAAAAACGATCTCAATACGTACGCACAGGTCGCCGCGACGGTCCAGGCGTTTATCAACGATCCCGATACGATACTTACACTCATCGCGAACGGCCAACTCGAAGACAGTCTCGAAGACCTCCGCGAGATGGAGAGCGTTCTGATCGACGTCGACCAGGAAAAAGAGGAACTCGTTCCGCGGCCCGAGTCGACGAGTGAGACGTACAATCTCTCGATGGACCTCTTGGAGCGCGCCGAGGAATCGCTGTTCGAGGAGTACCGCGGGAAGGTTCCGAGCGGGCTTGCGAGTGCGCTCGGCGACGTCGAAACCGAGAGCACGATCGAAGTCGACCGCGCCGATGCCGACGAGTTCGATTTCGGCGGTGATATCGACGACGGTGCCGACGAGGAAGACTGGGAATTGGGTGACGGATCGACCAGCTTCGCCGTCGATGGCGACGACGGTGACGACGGGCCAGCGTGGCTCAGCGACGACACCGGGTTCGATATCGACAGGAGTGAGAGAAGCGGCATCGGCGCTGCCGACGCCGCAGCCGGTTCGGGAACTGATAGTCCGCCCGCCGCCGCTGCCGGCACGGACACAGCGACGGCAAAATCGGAGCCCGACGGTGAGACATCGGTCGTCTCTGTAGAGACGGATGCCGAGGCAACGGCCGATCGAACCTCGACGACAGGTGACAGTCAGACGCCGGCCGCGAGTCAGGCTGCAGGATCGGCAGGAACCGATGCAGGACAGACTGCGGAACCGATTGCGGACGAATCGACGGTGTTCCCGTCGGACGATGCAGGGGATGGGGATCTTGGCGGGCTGTTCGCCGACATGGGTGAGACGATCGAGGAACTCGACGATCCGAACGGCTCCGGGCAAACGAACGAACCCGTTGACTCGGGAGCGAACCACCAACCGGATACCTCCGGTTTCGACGCCATGTTCCCGGAAAACGATCTCGATTCGATCTTCAATCCAGAGTCGGCCGACTCCGATCCGTCGAGCGACTTCGACGTCCAGACGGACGACGACGCTGGTCAAGCTTCGGGGAAGAGAGATGACGAGTTCGAGCCACCAACGGACGCGTCGGACGATTCGCCGACGGCTTCCGGTTCCAGCACTGGGACCGAGCACGAATCAGAGCGGGGCGAACCACCCCACGACGCTGGGTCGTCACCCGGCAAATCTCCGGAGTCCGAACAGGTCGATGCTTCCGACGACTCGTCTCCAGACAACGAGCCACCGACGATCGATATCGACGAGCGTGCTGTGGACCCACCGGACGATGGCGATTCAGACGACTCGTCTCCAGACAACGAGCCGCCGACGATCGATATCGACGAGCGTGCTGTGGACCCACCGGACGATGGCGATTCCGATCACGAACCGGTATCCGAACAAGCGCCGGAGACGGACAGTTGGTCGCAATCCGAAACCGACCAGGAACGGGACGACGCCCCGTCGACGAGCGATGCGGCGTCCACTGACAATTCCGCGCCCGACGACGGTGAATCCATATTTGGCAACGAGTCAGGGTCGATTTTCAGCGAAGATGACGAAGAAGCGGCCGACGATGGTGGATCGCTCTTCGACAATCGCGACTCGAGCAGTGATGAGGAGTCAATATTCAGGAGCGACGACACAACCGAGAGCAACGACAGAATCTTCGACGCGGAAAGTGACAACAACGATGGGACTGAGGAGGAAGACGAACAATGAGCCTCCAGACCGACAACGCCAGCGGCGCGGGCGTGTCGGCCAGTTCCGATGCGCTTGGTGACCGGTTCTATCCGCTGTACGATCGGCTGTTCGGCGACGATAGCGATTTCGTCGCCGACGTCGAAACGAAACTCGCCCAGGCCCGGATGACCGATACGGTCGAATTATATCTCTCTCGAGCGCTCGGAATCGGTTTTATTAGCGGTCTGACCCTCTGGATTATCGGGTTGATGCTCGGCTACGGCATCTTCGCGATCGGCCTCCTCTCGAACGAAGCGCTCATCGGCAT
This window harbors:
- a CDS encoding ATPase, T2SS/T4P/T4SS family; protein product: MAIDEADQSDTGDFSEGEESDSVSEEERSQKEDPVSNSAVRVGEYSWEEFMDEYGYSDEVSVLYPDDPEPAEADDQLGLDTNEGHSRVPSGDDWTNVEFDPTAYLGHHPDDLVDTVLPTAGDNADALWEIFLEYVDPETTPVVKDTWTWEHYKWEYYYEDDGSRPRDSDGEIVHHDEEDALGFDPETLEGRLAAGKDAALELDDLVEERTVNVQDDLDEDEFFSTAAGNTTVSNRYDLEKAVPLEKKTHFREVERYWVNKPYAYVVIFHSEKENEKKYYMIEPYQNEIEIELQEFLSGKLRTAIKYSEDGIKEKATEDGRRTVIEDETRGLLKRYDLFEATSGTTSKGILETLRGLLDDDEDDDIAESVPSQLEGIEVRPEPVILAEDPDTLNEYQVEKLLYLLKRDFIGYERIDGIKHDINVEDISVDGYNSPVFVYHSEYEQIITNIYHGEDELDDFVVKLAQRSGKGISKRLPQVDATLPDGSRAQLTLGKEVSDHGTNYTIRQFKDVPFTPIDLINWNTFSLDEMAFLWLAIENHKSLIFAGGTASGKTTSLNAVSLFIPSNAKIVSIEDTREVELPQRNWIASVTRPSFADDEQGDVDEFDLLEAALRQRPDYIVMGEIRGEEGRTLFQVMSTGHTTYTTFHADSVDEVLKRFTTDPINVSKTMFTALDLVSIQTQTRVQGRKVRRNKSLTEINHYEAEHDEINVQDVYQWQAETDEYLKMGDSNTLEEIQFDRGWNNEKLEDELFKREVILAYLIKNDLNTYAQVAATVQAFINDPDTILTLIANGQLEDSLEDLREMESVLIDVDQEKEELVPRPESTSETYNLSMDLLERAEESLFEEYRGKVPSGLASALGDVETESTIEVDRADADEFDFGGDIDDGADEEDWELGDGSTSFAVDGDDGDDGPAWLSDDTGFDIDRSERSGIGAADAAAGSGTDSPPAAAAGTDTATAKSEPDGETSVVSVETDAEATADRTSTTGDSQTPAASQAAGSAGTDAGQTAEPIADESTVFPSDDAGDGDLGGLFADMGETIEELDDPNGSGQTNEPVDSGANHQPDTSGFDAMFPENDLDSIFNPESADSDPSSDFDVQTDDDAGQASGKRDDEFEPPTDASDDSPTASGSSTGTEHESERGEPPHDAGSSPGKSPESEQVDASDDSSPDNEPPTIDIDERAVDPPDDGDSDDSSPDNEPPTIDIDERAVDPPDDGDSDHEPVSEQAPETDSWSQSETDQERDDAPSTSDAASTDNSAPDDGESIFGNESGSIFSEDDEEAADDGGSLFDNRDSSSDEESIFRSDDTTESNDRIFDAESDNNDGTEEEDEQ